One Bombus pyrosoma isolate SC7728 linkage group LG11, ASM1482585v1, whole genome shotgun sequence DNA segment encodes these proteins:
- the LOC122573021 gene encoding histone deacetylase 4 isoform X6, whose product MAAHSEARVKYAEIRGNTRKYELALEGTAIAIAVGTFRLWQQKHEGKKGEQQSEPVEERPSSAINLGLDSKEFSQRTVTSARPLTRRSSSRLEDVGYRSVEIASAFTHLPQKEMARDTPGSPMSRPRDLVGGVGATTTLTSGGYHAGSGDPASLHGHVLQQKILELQQHHQLQQQILRQQYQAQERQLAELHEQQMHQLKLWEQQKQLEEQRREKERLEALRKKDKHDHSAIASTEVKQRLQSFLVNKKQREAAAAANGAVPGTPGYRSWLQPQSAESAGAANASHPYRMPQMLQEKFADDFPLRKTASEPNLLKVRLKQRVERNMAASRNSPLMARRKDRLLSHLKRKSLLANSSSNPESGPNSPPTVNNSQASPTATANAAAAIQEETENTGYGGPLTSSSQQGSLSDLSLFSSPSMPNISLGRPHVPSGSSTTGTKLATVSEAEVRAAFTARLGMPLTGQMLPGTLPFYPSLTVIEGGDAASSGGYVHKQMQNMEHPSITNRQHPSAVYGTATATAPITDTQVAHARLQKAGHRPLGSRTQSAPLPLGHPMLQGGIMAPQTHYEEYLAEKQLHDQQQAHNYLKQQIRQTVLTRVGSRGQANQLDEAPENDESAEVIDLTGTKKDLSEESEISKQQRDREQFLQQQRDLMMRHTLQISNESSTAYGGSGTGGGSRSSQPSARPLSRALSSPLVHLTRDAGPQGSQATTGDLFARASSHRSTTGLAYDPLMLKHACVCGETVRGHPEHGGRLQSVWARLSETGLLQRCDRIRSRKATLEEIQTCHSEAHALLFGTNPMNRQKLDVSKLSQLPIKSFVRLPCGGVGVDSDTTWNELNTAPAARMAVGCVVDLAFKTAMGDIKNGFAVVRPPGHHAETNQAMGFCFFNSVAIAARLLQQKLDIRKILILDWDVHHGNGTQQMFYDDPRVLYMSIHRHDEGNFFPGTGGPTECGAGEGLGYNVNVAWSGGLNPPMGDAEYLAAFRTIVMPIAKAFDPSIVLVSAGFDAAVGHPAPLGGYKVSPACFGKMTQQLLGLANGKVVLALEGGYDLAAICDSAQECVRALLGDEPTQLREEELTRIPCQNAVDTLQKTIAVQMSHWPCVKLNAHTVSMSAIEAGQKERDETETVSAMASLSMQQPTNLTTTPEHSREVSEEPMEQDDAK is encoded by the exons ATGGCGGCACACAGCGAGGCTCGCGTAAAATACGCGGAAATACGCGGAAATACGCGGAAATACGAGCTTGCGTTGGAAGGGACGGCGATCGCAATTGCGGTCGGTACCTTTCGGCTGTGGCAACAGAAacacgaaggaaagaaaggtgAACAGCAGAGCGAGCCTGTGGAGGAACGGCCCTCCTCCGCGATTAACCTTGGACTTGACTCGAAGGAATTCTCGCAGCGTACAGTGACCTCTGCTCGCCCGCTAACTCGACGCTCGTCGTCTCGACTCG AAGACGTGGGTTACAGGAGCGTTGAGATCGCGTCCGCGTTTACGCATCTACCGCAGAAAG AGATGGCCCGGGATACACCAGGCTCACCAATGTCCAGACCGAGAGACCTGGTCGGCGGAGTTGGTGCTACGACCACCTTGACATCGGGCGGCTATCACGCTGGCTCCGGCGATCCAGCGAGCCTGCACGGTCACGTGCTGCAGCAGAAGATACTCGAG CTACAGCAGCATCATCAACTTCAGCAACAAATACTGCGGCAACAGTACCAAGCTCAGGAGCGACAGTTGGCCGAGTTACACGAGCAACAGATGCACCAGCTAAAG CTCTGGGAGCAGCAAAAACAGCTGGAAGAgcagaggagagaaaaagagagactCGAAGCACTGAGGAAGAAGGATAAACACGACCACAGTGCGATCGCTTCGACGGAGGTGAAGCAACGACTTCAG AGCTTCCTCGTGAACAAGAAGCAAAGGGAGGCAGCGGCCGCTGCGAACGGGGCCGTACCTGGTACACCCGGATACAGAAGCTG GTTGCAACCGCAATCGGCGGAATCGGCGGGCGCGGCGAACGCTTCGCATCCCTACCGGATGCCACAGATGCTGCAAGAAAAGTTCGCCGATGATTTCCCTCTTCGGAAAACAG CCTCGGAGCCGAACCTGCTGAAGGTGCGACTAAAGCAACGCGTGGAGAGGAACATGGCCGCGTCGAGAAATTCACCCCTGATGGCACGCCGGAAGGATCGCCTGCTGTCGCACCTCAAGCGGAAATCACTGCTAGCAA ATTCTAGCAGTAATCCGGAATCTGGGCCTAATTCACCACCGACCGTAAACAATTCTCAAGCGAGCCCCACCGCGACAGCCAACGCAGCGGCAGCCATCCAAGAA GAGACGGAAAACACCGGCTACGGAGGTCCGTTGACCAGCAGCAGTCAGCAAGGTAGCCTGTCGGATCTGTCGTTGTTCAGTTCACCGTCCATGCCCAACATCTCGCTGGGGCGACCTCACGTTCCATCCGGTTCCAGTACG ACCGGTACGAAATTGGCCACCGTCTCGGAGGCAGAGGTACGCGCGGCGTTCACCGCGCGACTAGGGATGCCGCTTACCGGACAGATGTTGCCCGGTACCTTGCCTTTCTACCCATCGTTGACGGTGATCGAGGGAGGAGACGCTGCGTCGAGCGGCGGTTACGTTCACAAGCAAATGCAGAATATGGAACACCCGTCGATAACGAACCGGCAACACCCGTCTGCGGTTTACGGCACCGCGACCGCCACGGCTCCCATCACCGACACGCAAGTAGCGCATGCGAGGCTGCAAAAGGCTGGTCACCGGCCTTTAGGTA GTAGGACTCAGTCGGCGCCTCTGCCGTTGGGCCATCCGATGCTGCAAGGTGGCATCATGGCGCCGCAGACCCATTACGAGGAGTACCTGGCCGAGAAGCAACTGCACGATCAGCAGCAGGCGCACAACTACCTCAAACAGCAGATTCGTCAAACGGTGCTGACGCGTGTCGGATCTCGGGGACAGGCGAATCAGCTGGACGAAGCACCGGAGAACGACGAGTCCGCCGAGGTGATAGATCTTACCGGGACGAAGAAAGATTTGTCGGAAGAGAGCGAGATCTCGAAACAACAACGGGATCGCGAACAGTTTCTTCAGCAGCAGAGAGATCTGATGATGAGACACACCTTGCAAATATCCAACGAGTCGTCGACGGCCTACGGCGGGAGCGGTACCGGTGGCGGCAGCAGGAGCAGTCAGCCGAGTGCCAGACCGCTGTCCAGAGCGCTGTCCAGCCCGTTGGTTCACTTGA CGCGCGACGCAGGTCCTCAGGGAAGCCAAGCCACCACCGGTGATCTGTTCGCGCGCGCTTCTTCCCATCGATCCACTACCGGTTTGGCCTACGATCCGTTAATGTTGAAGCACGCCTGTGTCTGCGGCGAAACGGTTCGTGGTCATCCCGAGCACGGAGGCAGGTTGCAGAGCGTCTGGGCACGGCTTTCGGAGACAGGACTGTTACAGCGGTGCGATCGGATACGTTCGCGCAAAGCCACCCTCGAGGAGATTCAAACGTGTCACAGCGAAGCTCACGCTCTTCTCTTTG GGACGAATCCGATGAACCGACAAAAGCTGGACGTGTCGAAGCTCTCTCAACTTCCGATCAAGAGTTTCGTGCGGCTGCCCTGCGGCGGAGTAGGCGTCGATTCCGACACCACGTGGAACGAACTGAATACCGCGCCGGCCGCCCGAATGGCTGTCGGTTGTGTCGTCGATCTGGCCTTTAAAACCGCCATGGGTGACATTAAGAACGGTTTCGCCGTCGTACGACCGCCCGGACATCACGCCGAAACCAACCAGGCCATGGGTTTCTGCTTCTTCAATTCGGTCGCGATCGCCGCTCGATTGCTTCAGCAGAAGCTCGATATTAGGAAAATCTTGATCCTGGATTGG GATGTCCATCATGGGAACGGCACGCAGCAAATGTTCTACGACGACCCACGGGTGCTGTACATGTCGATACACAGGCACGACGAAGGTAACTTCTTTCCAGGAACCGGTGGACCGACCGAGTGCGGGGCTGGCGAGGGTCTCGGCTACAACGTGAACGTAGCCTGGTCCGGTGGGCTGAATCCTCCGATGGGTGACGCGGAGTATCTAGCCGCGTTTCGTACGATCGTGATGCCGATCGCTAAGGCGTTCGATCCGAGCATCGTCCTCGTCTCGGCAGGATTCGACGCCGCCGTTGGCCATCCCGCGCCCCTCGGCGGCTACAAAGTCAGCCCCGCTTGCTTCGGCAAGATGACGCAACAGTTGCTCGGACTGGCGAACGGTAAGGTCGTTCTCGCTCTCGAAGGTGGTTACGATTTGGCCGCGATTTGCGACTCCGCCCAAGAATGCGTTCGGGCTCTGCTCGGGGACGAACCTACTCAACTTCGGGAAGAGGAATTGACGAGGATACCTTGTCAAAACGCGGTCGACACGCTGCAAAAGACGATCGCCGTGCAG ATGTCTCATTGGCCTTGCGTCAAGCTGAACGCGCACACGGTGTCGATGAGCGCGATCGAAGCTGGACAGAAAGAGCGCGACGAAACCGAGACGGTCTCCGCGATGGCCTCTCTGTCGATGCAGCAGCCTACCAATTTAAC GACTACCCCAGAACATTCCCGAGAAGTTTCCGAGGAGCCAATGGAACAGGATGACGCCAAATGA
- the LOC122573021 gene encoding histone deacetylase 4 isoform X9, translating into MQGSVNVGGNRMSSEQARASAVATKDVGYRSVEIASAFTHLPQKEMARDTPGSPMSRPRDLVGGVGATTTLTSGGYHAGSGDPASLHGHVLQQKILELQQHHQLQQQILRQQYQAQERQLAELHEQQMHQLKLWEQQKQLEEQRREKERLEALRKKDKHDHSAIASTEVKQRLQSFLVNKKQREAAAAANGAVPGTPGYRSWLQPQSAESAGAANASHPYRMPQMLQEKFADDFPLRKTASEPNLLKVRLKQRVERNMAASRNSPLMARRKDRLLSHLKRKSLLANSSSNPESGPNSPPTVNNSQASPTATANAAAAIQEETENTGYGGPLTSSSQQGSLSDLSLFSSPSMPNISLGRPHVPSGSSTTGTKLATVSEAEVRAAFTARLGMPLTGQMLPGTLPFYPSLTVIEGGDAASSGGYVHKQMQNMEHPSITNRQHPSAVYGTATATAPITDTQVAHARLQKAGHRPLGSRTQSAPLPLGHPMLQGGIMAPQTHYEEYLAEKQLHDQQQAHNYLKQQIRQTVLTRVGSRGQANQLDEAPENDESAEVIDLTGTKKDLSEESEISKQQRDREQFLQQQRDLMMRHTLQISNESSTAYGGSGTGGGSRSSQPSARPLSRALSSPLVHLTRDAGPQGSQATTGDLFARASSHRSTTGLAYDPLMLKHACVCGETVRGHPEHGGRLQSVWARLSETGLLQRCDRIRSRKATLEEIQTCHSEAHALLFGTNPMNRQKLDVSKLSQLPIKSFVRLPCGGVGVDSDTTWNELNTAPAARMAVGCVVDLAFKTAMGDIKNGFAVVRPPGHHAETNQAMGFCFFNSVAIAARLLQQKLDIRKILILDWDVHHGNGTQQMFYDDPRVLYMSIHRHDEGNFFPGTGGPTECGAGEGLGYNVNVAWSGGLNPPMGDAEYLAAFRTIVMPIAKAFDPSIVLVSAGFDAAVGHPAPLGGYKVSPACFGKMTQQLLGLANGKVVLALEGGYDLAAICDSAQECVRALLGDEPTQLREEELTRIPCQNAVDTLQKTIAVQMSHWPCVKLNAHTVSMSAIEAGQKERDETETVSAMASLSMQQPTNLTTTPEHSREVSEEPMEQDDAK; encoded by the exons ACGTGGGTTACAGGAGCGTTGAGATCGCGTCCGCGTTTACGCATCTACCGCAGAAAG AGATGGCCCGGGATACACCAGGCTCACCAATGTCCAGACCGAGAGACCTGGTCGGCGGAGTTGGTGCTACGACCACCTTGACATCGGGCGGCTATCACGCTGGCTCCGGCGATCCAGCGAGCCTGCACGGTCACGTGCTGCAGCAGAAGATACTCGAG CTACAGCAGCATCATCAACTTCAGCAACAAATACTGCGGCAACAGTACCAAGCTCAGGAGCGACAGTTGGCCGAGTTACACGAGCAACAGATGCACCAGCTAAAG CTCTGGGAGCAGCAAAAACAGCTGGAAGAgcagaggagagaaaaagagagactCGAAGCACTGAGGAAGAAGGATAAACACGACCACAGTGCGATCGCTTCGACGGAGGTGAAGCAACGACTTCAG AGCTTCCTCGTGAACAAGAAGCAAAGGGAGGCAGCGGCCGCTGCGAACGGGGCCGTACCTGGTACACCCGGATACAGAAGCTG GTTGCAACCGCAATCGGCGGAATCGGCGGGCGCGGCGAACGCTTCGCATCCCTACCGGATGCCACAGATGCTGCAAGAAAAGTTCGCCGATGATTTCCCTCTTCGGAAAACAG CCTCGGAGCCGAACCTGCTGAAGGTGCGACTAAAGCAACGCGTGGAGAGGAACATGGCCGCGTCGAGAAATTCACCCCTGATGGCACGCCGGAAGGATCGCCTGCTGTCGCACCTCAAGCGGAAATCACTGCTAGCAA ATTCTAGCAGTAATCCGGAATCTGGGCCTAATTCACCACCGACCGTAAACAATTCTCAAGCGAGCCCCACCGCGACAGCCAACGCAGCGGCAGCCATCCAAGAA GAGACGGAAAACACCGGCTACGGAGGTCCGTTGACCAGCAGCAGTCAGCAAGGTAGCCTGTCGGATCTGTCGTTGTTCAGTTCACCGTCCATGCCCAACATCTCGCTGGGGCGACCTCACGTTCCATCCGGTTCCAGTACG ACCGGTACGAAATTGGCCACCGTCTCGGAGGCAGAGGTACGCGCGGCGTTCACCGCGCGACTAGGGATGCCGCTTACCGGACAGATGTTGCCCGGTACCTTGCCTTTCTACCCATCGTTGACGGTGATCGAGGGAGGAGACGCTGCGTCGAGCGGCGGTTACGTTCACAAGCAAATGCAGAATATGGAACACCCGTCGATAACGAACCGGCAACACCCGTCTGCGGTTTACGGCACCGCGACCGCCACGGCTCCCATCACCGACACGCAAGTAGCGCATGCGAGGCTGCAAAAGGCTGGTCACCGGCCTTTAGGTA GTAGGACTCAGTCGGCGCCTCTGCCGTTGGGCCATCCGATGCTGCAAGGTGGCATCATGGCGCCGCAGACCCATTACGAGGAGTACCTGGCCGAGAAGCAACTGCACGATCAGCAGCAGGCGCACAACTACCTCAAACAGCAGATTCGTCAAACGGTGCTGACGCGTGTCGGATCTCGGGGACAGGCGAATCAGCTGGACGAAGCACCGGAGAACGACGAGTCCGCCGAGGTGATAGATCTTACCGGGACGAAGAAAGATTTGTCGGAAGAGAGCGAGATCTCGAAACAACAACGGGATCGCGAACAGTTTCTTCAGCAGCAGAGAGATCTGATGATGAGACACACCTTGCAAATATCCAACGAGTCGTCGACGGCCTACGGCGGGAGCGGTACCGGTGGCGGCAGCAGGAGCAGTCAGCCGAGTGCCAGACCGCTGTCCAGAGCGCTGTCCAGCCCGTTGGTTCACTTGA CGCGCGACGCAGGTCCTCAGGGAAGCCAAGCCACCACCGGTGATCTGTTCGCGCGCGCTTCTTCCCATCGATCCACTACCGGTTTGGCCTACGATCCGTTAATGTTGAAGCACGCCTGTGTCTGCGGCGAAACGGTTCGTGGTCATCCCGAGCACGGAGGCAGGTTGCAGAGCGTCTGGGCACGGCTTTCGGAGACAGGACTGTTACAGCGGTGCGATCGGATACGTTCGCGCAAAGCCACCCTCGAGGAGATTCAAACGTGTCACAGCGAAGCTCACGCTCTTCTCTTTG GGACGAATCCGATGAACCGACAAAAGCTGGACGTGTCGAAGCTCTCTCAACTTCCGATCAAGAGTTTCGTGCGGCTGCCCTGCGGCGGAGTAGGCGTCGATTCCGACACCACGTGGAACGAACTGAATACCGCGCCGGCCGCCCGAATGGCTGTCGGTTGTGTCGTCGATCTGGCCTTTAAAACCGCCATGGGTGACATTAAGAACGGTTTCGCCGTCGTACGACCGCCCGGACATCACGCCGAAACCAACCAGGCCATGGGTTTCTGCTTCTTCAATTCGGTCGCGATCGCCGCTCGATTGCTTCAGCAGAAGCTCGATATTAGGAAAATCTTGATCCTGGATTGG GATGTCCATCATGGGAACGGCACGCAGCAAATGTTCTACGACGACCCACGGGTGCTGTACATGTCGATACACAGGCACGACGAAGGTAACTTCTTTCCAGGAACCGGTGGACCGACCGAGTGCGGGGCTGGCGAGGGTCTCGGCTACAACGTGAACGTAGCCTGGTCCGGTGGGCTGAATCCTCCGATGGGTGACGCGGAGTATCTAGCCGCGTTTCGTACGATCGTGATGCCGATCGCTAAGGCGTTCGATCCGAGCATCGTCCTCGTCTCGGCAGGATTCGACGCCGCCGTTGGCCATCCCGCGCCCCTCGGCGGCTACAAAGTCAGCCCCGCTTGCTTCGGCAAGATGACGCAACAGTTGCTCGGACTGGCGAACGGTAAGGTCGTTCTCGCTCTCGAAGGTGGTTACGATTTGGCCGCGATTTGCGACTCCGCCCAAGAATGCGTTCGGGCTCTGCTCGGGGACGAACCTACTCAACTTCGGGAAGAGGAATTGACGAGGATACCTTGTCAAAACGCGGTCGACACGCTGCAAAAGACGATCGCCGTGCAG ATGTCTCATTGGCCTTGCGTCAAGCTGAACGCGCACACGGTGTCGATGAGCGCGATCGAAGCTGGACAGAAAGAGCGCGACGAAACCGAGACGGTCTCCGCGATGGCCTCTCTGTCGATGCAGCAGCCTACCAATTTAAC GACTACCCCAGAACATTCCCGAGAAGTTTCCGAGGAGCCAATGGAACAGGATGACGCCAAATGA
- the LOC122573021 gene encoding histone deacetylase 5 isoform X10 encodes MARDTPGSPMSRPRDLVGGVGATTTLTSGGYHAGSGDPASLHGHVLQQKILELQQHHQLQQQILRQQYQAQERQLAELHEQQMHQLKLWEQQKQLEEQRREKERLEALRKKDKHDHSAIASTEVKQRLQSFLVNKKQREAAAAANGAVPGTPGYRSWLQPQSAESAGAANASHPYRMPQMLQEKFADDFPLRKTASEPNLLKVRLKQRVERNMAASRNSPLMARRKDRLLSHLKRKSLLANSSSNPESGPNSPPTVNNSQASPTATANAAAAIQEETENTGYGGPLTSSSQQGSLSDLSLFSSPSMPNISLGRPHVPSGSSTTGTKLATVSEAEVRAAFTARLGMPLTGQMLPGTLPFYPSLTVIEGGDAASSGGYVHKQMQNMEHPSITNRQHPSAVYGTATATAPITDTQVAHARLQKAGHRPLGSRTQSAPLPLGHPMLQGGIMAPQTHYEEYLAEKQLHDQQQAHNYLKQQIRQTVLTRVGSRGQANQLDEAPENDESAEVIDLTGTKKDLSEESEISKQQRDREQFLQQQRDLMMRHTLQISNESSTAYGGSGTGGGSRSSQPSARPLSRALSSPLVHLTRDAGPQGSQATTGDLFARASSHRSTTGLAYDPLMLKHACVCGETVRGHPEHGGRLQSVWARLSETGLLQRCDRIRSRKATLEEIQTCHSEAHALLFGTNPMNRQKLDVSKLSQLPIKSFVRLPCGGVGVDSDTTWNELNTAPAARMAVGCVVDLAFKTAMGDIKNGFAVVRPPGHHAETNQAMGFCFFNSVAIAARLLQQKLDIRKILILDWDVHHGNGTQQMFYDDPRVLYMSIHRHDEGNFFPGTGGPTECGAGEGLGYNVNVAWSGGLNPPMGDAEYLAAFRTIVMPIAKAFDPSIVLVSAGFDAAVGHPAPLGGYKVSPACFGKMTQQLLGLANGKVVLALEGGYDLAAICDSAQECVRALLGDEPTQLREEELTRIPCQNAVDTLQKTIAVQMSHWPCVKLNAHTVSMSAIEAGQKERDETETVSAMASLSMQQPTNLTTTPEHSREVSEEPMEQDDAK; translated from the exons ATGGCCCGGGATACACCAGGCTCACCAATGTCCAGACCGAGAGACCTGGTCGGCGGAGTTGGTGCTACGACCACCTTGACATCGGGCGGCTATCACGCTGGCTCCGGCGATCCAGCGAGCCTGCACGGTCACGTGCTGCAGCAGAAGATACTCGAG CTACAGCAGCATCATCAACTTCAGCAACAAATACTGCGGCAACAGTACCAAGCTCAGGAGCGACAGTTGGCCGAGTTACACGAGCAACAGATGCACCAGCTAAAG CTCTGGGAGCAGCAAAAACAGCTGGAAGAgcagaggagagaaaaagagagactCGAAGCACTGAGGAAGAAGGATAAACACGACCACAGTGCGATCGCTTCGACGGAGGTGAAGCAACGACTTCAG AGCTTCCTCGTGAACAAGAAGCAAAGGGAGGCAGCGGCCGCTGCGAACGGGGCCGTACCTGGTACACCCGGATACAGAAGCTG GTTGCAACCGCAATCGGCGGAATCGGCGGGCGCGGCGAACGCTTCGCATCCCTACCGGATGCCACAGATGCTGCAAGAAAAGTTCGCCGATGATTTCCCTCTTCGGAAAACAG CCTCGGAGCCGAACCTGCTGAAGGTGCGACTAAAGCAACGCGTGGAGAGGAACATGGCCGCGTCGAGAAATTCACCCCTGATGGCACGCCGGAAGGATCGCCTGCTGTCGCACCTCAAGCGGAAATCACTGCTAGCAA ATTCTAGCAGTAATCCGGAATCTGGGCCTAATTCACCACCGACCGTAAACAATTCTCAAGCGAGCCCCACCGCGACAGCCAACGCAGCGGCAGCCATCCAAGAA GAGACGGAAAACACCGGCTACGGAGGTCCGTTGACCAGCAGCAGTCAGCAAGGTAGCCTGTCGGATCTGTCGTTGTTCAGTTCACCGTCCATGCCCAACATCTCGCTGGGGCGACCTCACGTTCCATCCGGTTCCAGTACG ACCGGTACGAAATTGGCCACCGTCTCGGAGGCAGAGGTACGCGCGGCGTTCACCGCGCGACTAGGGATGCCGCTTACCGGACAGATGTTGCCCGGTACCTTGCCTTTCTACCCATCGTTGACGGTGATCGAGGGAGGAGACGCTGCGTCGAGCGGCGGTTACGTTCACAAGCAAATGCAGAATATGGAACACCCGTCGATAACGAACCGGCAACACCCGTCTGCGGTTTACGGCACCGCGACCGCCACGGCTCCCATCACCGACACGCAAGTAGCGCATGCGAGGCTGCAAAAGGCTGGTCACCGGCCTTTAGGTA GTAGGACTCAGTCGGCGCCTCTGCCGTTGGGCCATCCGATGCTGCAAGGTGGCATCATGGCGCCGCAGACCCATTACGAGGAGTACCTGGCCGAGAAGCAACTGCACGATCAGCAGCAGGCGCACAACTACCTCAAACAGCAGATTCGTCAAACGGTGCTGACGCGTGTCGGATCTCGGGGACAGGCGAATCAGCTGGACGAAGCACCGGAGAACGACGAGTCCGCCGAGGTGATAGATCTTACCGGGACGAAGAAAGATTTGTCGGAAGAGAGCGAGATCTCGAAACAACAACGGGATCGCGAACAGTTTCTTCAGCAGCAGAGAGATCTGATGATGAGACACACCTTGCAAATATCCAACGAGTCGTCGACGGCCTACGGCGGGAGCGGTACCGGTGGCGGCAGCAGGAGCAGTCAGCCGAGTGCCAGACCGCTGTCCAGAGCGCTGTCCAGCCCGTTGGTTCACTTGA CGCGCGACGCAGGTCCTCAGGGAAGCCAAGCCACCACCGGTGATCTGTTCGCGCGCGCTTCTTCCCATCGATCCACTACCGGTTTGGCCTACGATCCGTTAATGTTGAAGCACGCCTGTGTCTGCGGCGAAACGGTTCGTGGTCATCCCGAGCACGGAGGCAGGTTGCAGAGCGTCTGGGCACGGCTTTCGGAGACAGGACTGTTACAGCGGTGCGATCGGATACGTTCGCGCAAAGCCACCCTCGAGGAGATTCAAACGTGTCACAGCGAAGCTCACGCTCTTCTCTTTG GGACGAATCCGATGAACCGACAAAAGCTGGACGTGTCGAAGCTCTCTCAACTTCCGATCAAGAGTTTCGTGCGGCTGCCCTGCGGCGGAGTAGGCGTCGATTCCGACACCACGTGGAACGAACTGAATACCGCGCCGGCCGCCCGAATGGCTGTCGGTTGTGTCGTCGATCTGGCCTTTAAAACCGCCATGGGTGACATTAAGAACGGTTTCGCCGTCGTACGACCGCCCGGACATCACGCCGAAACCAACCAGGCCATGGGTTTCTGCTTCTTCAATTCGGTCGCGATCGCCGCTCGATTGCTTCAGCAGAAGCTCGATATTAGGAAAATCTTGATCCTGGATTGG GATGTCCATCATGGGAACGGCACGCAGCAAATGTTCTACGACGACCCACGGGTGCTGTACATGTCGATACACAGGCACGACGAAGGTAACTTCTTTCCAGGAACCGGTGGACCGACCGAGTGCGGGGCTGGCGAGGGTCTCGGCTACAACGTGAACGTAGCCTGGTCCGGTGGGCTGAATCCTCCGATGGGTGACGCGGAGTATCTAGCCGCGTTTCGTACGATCGTGATGCCGATCGCTAAGGCGTTCGATCCGAGCATCGTCCTCGTCTCGGCAGGATTCGACGCCGCCGTTGGCCATCCCGCGCCCCTCGGCGGCTACAAAGTCAGCCCCGCTTGCTTCGGCAAGATGACGCAACAGTTGCTCGGACTGGCGAACGGTAAGGTCGTTCTCGCTCTCGAAGGTGGTTACGATTTGGCCGCGATTTGCGACTCCGCCCAAGAATGCGTTCGGGCTCTGCTCGGGGACGAACCTACTCAACTTCGGGAAGAGGAATTGACGAGGATACCTTGTCAAAACGCGGTCGACACGCTGCAAAAGACGATCGCCGTGCAG ATGTCTCATTGGCCTTGCGTCAAGCTGAACGCGCACACGGTGTCGATGAGCGCGATCGAAGCTGGACAGAAAGAGCGCGACGAAACCGAGACGGTCTCCGCGATGGCCTCTCTGTCGATGCAGCAGCCTACCAATTTAAC GACTACCCCAGAACATTCCCGAGAAGTTTCCGAGGAGCCAATGGAACAGGATGACGCCAAATGA